In Campylobacter suis, the following proteins share a genomic window:
- a CDS encoding FAD-binding and (Fe-S)-binding domain-containing protein: MLPRLSDVPQTSAVVLDFLQALDSQNFGGDIAKTYSERLSMATDNSVYQLLPEAILYPKDTNDVTLIAKLANLPKFNTLSFTPRGGGTGTNGQALNKNIIVDLSRYMNKILHFDENAKKVTVQAGIVKDELNAFLKPYGLFFSPELSTSNRATIGGMINTDASGQGSLRYGKTSDHTLGLKVVLINGEELETKAIKCENFEQNLSEFSPTCKHLHLEIFNRCKQKREQILKDLPQLNRFLTGYDLKNVFNDDESEFNLTRIITGSEGTLAFVAEATLNLLPIPNFRTLINVKYRSFDAALRNAPFMVSANALSVETVDSKVLNLAKSDIVWHSVRELLSEEKEPILGLNIVEFAGDNDSVINAKVSELCQKLDTKILQNEDGIIGYQVCKDLASILKIYAMRKKAVGLLGKTKGDTKPLAFVEDTCVPPENLADYIAEFRKLLDGYGVSYGMFGHVDAGVLHVRPALNLYDKEQVKLFRQISDSMAELTAKYGGLLWGEHGKGIRSCYAEKFFTPELWSELRYVKFLFDPTNRLNPGKICTPQDSADELYDILSSMRADSDRLIPEQTRAQYKGALECNGNGLCFNFDADSAMCPSMKVMRSRLHSPKGRAGIVREWLTLLSKNGVNPESLDFRTATPSLSDLAQKFTNTIGKWQGKYDFSHEVKDAMDTCLACKACASQCPIKIDVASFRSKFFYFYHSRYLREPKDYVVANLESVAPFLAKKPEFFNAITNMKFIQTLAEKTIGMTALPSLSEPNLKDELGQNYEKMLDELETLSKDELKDMIFIVQDPFTSYYDAKVVADFVRLCAGMGFKPVLLPFKPNGKAQHIKGFLRQFARTAKNAADMLSRIAKLEVPLVGVDPAIVLCYRDEYAEILGENLGKFHVLTAHEWLKTSVKSENFISVKNGLNFKNSAKWHLFPHCTEQTEMPNSPKEWQEIFTAFNQELSVESVGCCGMAGVFGHEVKNQKISKEIYDSSWGAKLKLRDVSRCLVTGYSCRSQVARFEGVKPKHPVQALASLF; encoded by the coding sequence ATGTTGCCACGACTTTCTGATGTGCCGCAAACTTCTGCCGTAGTGTTGGATTTTTTGCAGGCTTTAGACTCTCAAAATTTTGGTGGCGACATCGCCAAAACCTACTCTGAACGCCTTAGTATGGCTACTGATAATAGCGTTTATCAGCTGCTTCCTGAGGCAATTTTGTACCCAAAAGATACAAATGATGTAACACTTATCGCAAAACTTGCAAATTTGCCAAAATTTAACACTCTTAGCTTTACGCCAAGGGGTGGTGGCACAGGCACAAACGGACAAGCTTTAAATAAAAACATCATCGTTGATCTGTCTAGGTATATGAATAAAATTTTACACTTTGACGAAAATGCTAAAAAAGTAACCGTTCAAGCGGGTATAGTTAAAGATGAACTAAATGCCTTTTTAAAACCTTATGGATTATTTTTCTCACCAGAGCTTTCAACAAGCAACAGAGCAACCATCGGAGGCATGATAAACACAGATGCTTCAGGTCAAGGCTCGCTAAGGTATGGCAAAACATCAGATCATACGCTTGGATTAAAAGTGGTGTTAATAAACGGCGAAGAGCTTGAAACAAAAGCTATAAAATGTGAAAATTTTGAGCAAAATTTAAGCGAGTTTAGCCCTACCTGTAAGCATTTACATCTTGAGATTTTTAATCGCTGTAAGCAAAAAAGAGAGCAAATTTTAAAAGATCTACCACAGCTTAATAGATTTTTAACTGGTTATGACCTAAAAAATGTCTTTAATGATGATGAAAGCGAGTTTAATCTCACTCGCATTATAACTGGTAGCGAAGGTACCCTTGCATTTGTCGCAGAGGCTACGCTAAATTTGCTGCCGATCCCTAATTTTAGAACCCTTATAAATGTAAAATACCGCTCATTTGACGCGGCATTACGCAACGCTCCTTTTATGGTAAGCGCAAACGCCCTTTCTGTTGAGACTGTTGATTCAAAAGTACTAAATTTAGCCAAAAGCGATATAGTTTGGCACTCTGTAAGAGAGCTTTTAAGCGAAGAAAAAGAGCCTATTTTGGGGCTAAATATCGTTGAGTTTGCAGGAGATAACGATAGCGTTATTAATGCTAAAGTAAGCGAACTTTGTCAAAAACTAGACACTAAAATTTTACAAAATGAAGATGGCATCATAGGCTATCAAGTATGCAAAGATCTAGCCTCGATACTAAAAATTTATGCAATGCGCAAAAAGGCTGTTGGGCTACTTGGAAAGACTAAGGGCGATACAAAACCACTTGCCTTTGTTGAAGATACCTGTGTGCCGCCTGAAAATTTGGCAGATTATATAGCTGAGTTTAGGAAACTGCTTGATGGTTATGGAGTTAGCTATGGTATGTTTGGGCATGTTGATGCGGGAGTGCTTCATGTGCGCCCAGCACTTAATCTTTATGATAAAGAGCAGGTAAAGCTTTTTAGGCAAATTTCAGACAGCATGGCTGAACTAACAGCAAAATACGGTGGTCTTTTGTGGGGCGAGCATGGAAAAGGGATTCGCTCATGTTACGCAGAGAAATTTTTCACACCAGAGCTTTGGAGTGAGCTTAGGTATGTCAAGTTTTTATTTGATCCTACAAACCGCCTAAATCCAGGTAAGATTTGCACTCCGCAAGATAGCGCGGACGAGCTTTACGATATCCTTTCTTCTATGCGAGCCGATAGCGATAGGCTAATACCAGAACAAACAAGAGCTCAGTATAAAGGTGCACTTGAATGCAACGGAAATGGACTTTGCTTTAACTTTGATGCTGATAGCGCTATGTGCCCGTCAATGAAAGTCATGCGCTCCCGTTTGCACTCACCAAAAGGAAGAGCTGGTATAGTAAGAGAGTGGCTAACGCTACTTAGTAAAAACGGCGTAAACCCTGAAAGCTTAGACTTTCGCACTGCAACACCAAGCCTAAGTGACTTAGCACAGAAATTTACCAACACTATAGGTAAATGGCAGGGCAAATACGACTTCTCACACGAAGTAAAAGATGCCATGGACACATGCTTAGCATGCAAAGCCTGTGCTAGTCAGTGCCCTATAAAGATCGATGTCGCAAGCTTTCGCTCAAAATTTTTCTATTTTTATCACTCACGATATTTAAGAGAGCCAAAAGACTATGTTGTGGCAAATTTAGAAAGTGTCGCTCCATTTTTAGCAAAAAAGCCAGAGTTTTTTAATGCCATTACAAATATGAAATTTATACAAACTCTAGCAGAAAAAACTATTGGCATGACCGCTCTACCATCACTTTCTGAGCCAAATTTAAAAGATGAGCTTGGGCAAAACTATGAAAAGATGCTTGATGAACTTGAAACGCTAAGTAAAGATGAACTAAAAGATATGATATTTATCGTACAAGATCCATTTACATCATACTATGATGCAAAAGTAGTGGCTGATTTTGTGCGACTTTGTGCTGGCATGGGTTTTAAGCCGGTACTTTTGCCATTTAAGCCAAACGGCAAAGCCCAGCACATCAAAGGCTTTTTGCGTCAGTTTGCACGCACTGCAAAAAATGCAGCAGATATGCTCTCACGCATAGCAAAGCTTGAAGTGCCTTTGGTTGGTGTAGACCCTGCGATAGTGCTTTGTTACCGCGATGAATACGCTGAAATTTTAGGCGAAAACTTAGGCAAGTTTCATGTTCTAACAGCTCATGAATGGCTAAAAACCAGTGTAAAAAGTGAGAATTTTATCTCGGTAAAAAATGGTTTAAATTTCAAAAACTCAGCAAAATGGCACCTTTTCCCTCACTGTACAGAACAAACCGAAATGCCAAATAGCCCAAAAGAGTGGCAAGAAATTTTTACAGCCTTTAACCAAGAGCTAAGTGTTGAAAGTGTCGGCTGTTGTGGCATGGCTGGTGTTTTTGGACATGAAGTGAAAAACCAAAAAATTTCAAAAGAAATTTATGACAGCTCATGGGGCGCAAAACTTAAACTAAGAGATGTTTCACGCTGTTTGGTCACAGGCTACTCTTGCAGAAGTCAAGTTGCAAGATTTGAAGGTGTAAAGCCAAAGCACCCCGTGCAAGCACTTGCGAGCTTGTTTTAA
- a CDS encoding histidinol-phosphatase, which yields MKVDLHNHTTLCKHATKEQTEYIKQALSIGCEIYGISDHAPMGFDEAYRMSFDQMYEYESLVKNLQEIYKNDIKILLGYEVDFLDGFMDERVFRRKVDYLIGSVHFIGGWGFDNPEFIGEYKNKDIDKIWQDYFLCIKELAKCGKFDIVGHIDLMKIFKFLPKTDIRILAKDALNAIKKANLVVEINSAGLRKPVCEQYPSREILQMIYELDIPITFGSDAHAPEQVGFEGAKCENLAREMGFSKCAFFEQRDRHFVKF from the coding sequence ATGAAAGTTGATCTACACAATCACACAACCCTTTGCAAACACGCAACTAAAGAGCAGACTGAGTATATAAAACAAGCTTTATCCATCGGATGCGAAATTTATGGTATCAGTGACCATGCACCAATGGGCTTTGATGAGGCTTATCGAATGAGTTTTGATCAGATGTATGAGTATGAAAGCTTGGTTAAAAATTTGCAAGAAATTTATAAAAATGATATAAAAATTTTACTTGGTTATGAGGTTGATTTTCTAGATGGCTTTATGGATGAACGAGTTTTTAGAAGAAAAGTTGACTACCTGATAGGCTCTGTTCATTTTATAGGCGGCTGGGGATTTGACAACCCTGAGTTTATCGGCGAATACAAAAATAAGGATATAGATAAAATTTGGCAAGACTATTTTCTTTGCATAAAAGAGCTTGCAAAGTGCGGTAAATTTGATATTGTGGGGCATATTGATCTTATGAAAATATTTAAATTTTTACCAAAAACTGATATAAGAATTTTAGCAAAAGATGCTTTAAATGCCATAAAAAAAGCAAATTTAGTAGTTGAGATAAACTCAGCTGGATTAAGAAAACCGGTTTGTGAGCAGTATCCAAGCCGTGAAATTTTACAAATGATTTATGAGCTTGATATACCTATAACTTTTGGCTCAGACGCTCATGCTCCAGAGCAAGTAGGCTTTGAGGGTGCTAAATGTGAAAATTTAGCTCGAGAAATGGGCTTTAGCAAGTGTGCATTTTTTGAGCAACGAGATAGACATTTTGTAAAATTTTAA
- a CDS encoding chemotaxis protein, whose protein sequence is MTQEELDALMAGDLDDIVDDTPSELEQVSSEEEIPAEEAPAKPVAATKIDEDLAKNYRVSPETAWPPPPPTDDHKMVNQLDDVTRDSEKKATELLDKLDTINNFFMDSESACNAAKKDIDKNIEIFTTLSEKFPAIEAFTESLERNKKMKKSMENTIGDLQMGQDEIMMAMDMMQYQDIHRQKIERVINVMRALSKYMSSLFEGKIDDEKRVSSAVHIAGDTSTENLVSNDDIEALIESLGKK, encoded by the coding sequence ATGACCCAAGAGGAACTTGATGCCTTGATGGCTGGTGATCTTGATGATATTGTTGATGATACACCAAGCGAGTTAGAGCAGGTATCTAGCGAAGAGGAAATTCCTGCTGAAGAAGCGCCAGCAAAACCAGTTGCTGCTACAAAAATAGATGAAGATCTGGCTAAAAACTATAGAGTAAGCCCCGAAACTGCATGGCCACCTCCTCCTCCAACAGATGATCATAAGATGGTTAATCAACTTGATGATGTCACTAGAGATAGTGAGAAAAAGGCAACTGAGCTACTTGATAAGCTTGATACCATAAATAACTTTTTTATGGACAGTGAAAGTGCTTGCAACGCAGCAAAAAAAGATATTGATAAAAATATTGAAATTTTTACCACTTTAAGTGAAAAATTCCCAGCTATCGAGGCATTTACTGAATCTCTTGAGCGTAACAAAAAGATGAAGAAAAGTATGGAAAATACCATCGGCGATTTGCAAATGGGTCAAGATGAGATTATGATGGCTATGGATATGATGCAGTATCAAGATATACATCGTCAAAAAATAGAGCGTGTTATAAATGTAATGCGCGCTCTTAGCAAGTATATGAGTAGTCTTTTTGAGGGTAAGATAGATGATGAAAAGCGTGTTAGCTCAGCAGTACACATCGCTGGTGACACATCGACTGAAAATCTTGTAAGTAACGACGATATCGAGGCTCTTATAGAAAGTTTGGGCAAAAAATAG
- the glnA gene encoding type I glutamate--ammonia ligase, with amino-acid sequence MGKFVNSVDEFFSFCKEHEVKFVDFRFTDMNGGWHTLTYNFKVINKENFEVGIPFDASSAGGWQPIDKSDMILMPDAISTFLDPFTSDITAVVFCDVYDIYKGEMYEKCPRSIAKKAMAYVKESGMGDVAYFGPENEFFIFDNVKIIDKTNCAMYEVDSEEGEWNDARDFKDSYNTGHRPRTKGGYLATGPIDSMVDIRSEMVNVLEQVGLEPFVVHHEVAQAQGEIGVKFGTLVEAADNVQIYKYVVKMVAHLNGKSATFMPKPLYGDNGSGMHVHQSIWKDGKNLFFGAGNYSNLSDFARWYIGGILKHARSVAAFTNPSTNSYKRLIPGFEAPSILTYSSQNRSASIRIPYGSGEKSVRAEMRFPDSTANPYLAFAAMLMAGLDGVKNRYEPVGPMDENLFKLHLDEIRERGIEQLPHTLRGSLEALIRDNEYLSPIMTPKFIDDYQHFKFETQVWPYEARPTAYEFKTCYSC; translated from the coding sequence ATGGGAAAATTTGTAAATAGTGTTGATGAGTTCTTCTCTTTTTGCAAAGAGCATGAAGTGAAATTTGTGGATTTTAGATTTACTGATATGAATGGCGGATGGCATACTTTAACATATAATTTTAAAGTCATAAATAAAGAAAATTTTGAAGTTGGTATCCCTTTTGATGCAAGCTCTGCGGGTGGCTGGCAGCCGATAGATAAGTCAGATATGATACTTATGCCAGATGCTATAAGCACATTTTTAGACCCTTTTACATCAGACATTACAGCTGTAGTTTTTTGTGATGTTTATGACATTTACAAAGGCGAGATGTATGAAAAATGCCCACGCTCGATAGCCAAAAAAGCCATGGCTTATGTAAAGGAAAGCGGCATGGGCGATGTGGCGTATTTTGGTCCTGAGAATGAATTTTTTATATTTGATAATGTTAAAATCATAGACAAAACTAACTGTGCAATGTATGAAGTAGATAGTGAAGAGGGCGAATGGAACGACGCTAGAGATTTTAAAGATAGCTACAACACAGGTCATCGTCCTCGCACAAAAGGAGGCTACTTAGCCACCGGACCTATCGATAGTATGGTTGATATAAGGTCTGAGATGGTAAATGTTCTTGAGCAAGTTGGGCTTGAGCCGTTTGTTGTACATCATGAAGTAGCGCAGGCACAAGGGGAGATAGGGGTAAAATTTGGCACTTTGGTCGAAGCTGCTGATAATGTGCAAATCTATAAATATGTTGTAAAAATGGTAGCTCACCTAAACGGCAAGAGTGCAACTTTCATGCCAAAGCCACTTTATGGCGATAACGGAAGTGGCATGCACGTACATCAATCAATCTGGAAAGATGGCAAAAACCTATTTTTCGGTGCTGGCAACTACTCAAATTTAAGTGATTTTGCTCGCTGGTATATAGGCGGAATTTTAAAACACGCAAGAAGTGTCGCTGCATTTACAAACCCAAGCACAAATAGCTATAAACGCCTTATCCCAGGCTTTGAAGCACCATCTATTCTTACATATTCTAGTCAAAACCGCTCTGCTTCTATAAGAATACCTTATGGCTCAGGAGAAAAATCAGTTCGTGCAGAGATGCGTTTTCCTGATAGCACCGCAAACCCTTATTTAGCCTTTGCAGCGATGCTTATGGCTGGTCTTGATGGTGTGAAAAATAGATATGAGCCAGTGGGTCCAATGGATGAAAATTTATTTAAGCTTCATCTTGATGAGATTAGAGAGCGCGGCATAGAGCAACTTCCGCACACTCTTCGTGGAAGCCTTGAGGCGCTTATCCGCGATAATGAGTATCTAAGCCCTATCATGACGCCAAAATTTATAGATGACTATCAGCATTTTAAATTTGAAACTCAAGTTTGGCCTTATGAGGCGCGTCCAACAGCTTACGAGTTTAAGACTTGTTACTCTTGTTAA
- a CDS encoding peptidase U32 family protein has translation MLRPEILSPAGDPQKLRIALEYGADAVYASVASFSLRTRSAREFDLSSFEEAIAYTHEKGKKFYATINAFPFNGQIEPLKRHIQTISKFKPDAFIIATPGVMSLAKEIAPEIEIHLSTQANVMNYLDAKLYHEMGAKRIVVAREMSLKDVIKIKELVPTLDIEIFVHGSMCFAYSGRCLVSAVQTGRQSNRGSCANDCRFKYELYAKNPESNTLFRLEEDPEGGTHIMNSKDLNLSAHIDEIIKSGVVDSLKIEGRTKSEYYAACATRAYKMAVDDAMSGKFDAKIYTAELNTLKNRGFTDGYLVSRPFERTDTQNHTSSLEEGTHQVHAISEDGEWFKCKFKIIPNEIYEVVAPLGFSIQNSKNEIGEVFNENGKIWLKFSKIETKKGKILDEIHSGNENEFRSVAKLCKFSFLRKEI, from the coding sequence GTGCTTAGACCTGAAATTTTATCTCCAGCAGGCGATCCGCAAAAGCTACGCATCGCCTTAGAGTATGGTGCTGATGCAGTGTATGCAAGTGTGGCTAGCTTTTCACTTCGCACACGCTCAGCTCGCGAGTTTGACCTTTCTAGTTTTGAGGAAGCTATCGCATATACACATGAAAAAGGTAAGAAATTTTACGCTACTATTAATGCTTTTCCTTTTAATGGGCAGATCGAGCCGTTAAAGCGCCATATTCAAACTATTAGCAAATTTAAACCAGACGCTTTTATCATCGCTACTCCGGGTGTTATGAGCCTAGCAAAAGAGATAGCACCTGAGATTGAGATACACCTTTCTACTCAGGCAAATGTCATGAACTATCTTGATGCTAAGCTTTATCATGAGATGGGGGCAAAACGCATCGTTGTGGCTCGTGAAATGAGCTTAAAAGATGTGATAAAGATAAAAGAGTTAGTGCCGACCCTTGATATAGAAATTTTTGTTCACGGATCTATGTGCTTTGCTTATTCTGGTCGCTGTTTGGTCTCTGCTGTGCAAACTGGTCGCCAGTCAAACCGTGGAAGTTGCGCGAATGATTGCCGTTTTAAGTATGAACTTTATGCCAAAAACCCCGAAAGCAACACTCTCTTTCGTCTAGAAGAAGACCCAGAAGGTGGCACGCACATAATGAACTCAAAGGATTTAAATTTATCTGCCCATATTGATGAGATTATTAAATCAGGGGTGGTTGATAGCTTAAAAATAGAGGGGCGAACAAAGAGCGAGTACTACGCAGCTTGTGCCACTAGGGCATATAAGATGGCGGTTGATGATGCAATGAGTGGCAAATTTGATGCTAAAATTTATACCGCCGAGCTAAATACTCTGAAAAATCGTGGTTTTACCGATGGCTATTTAGTCTCTAGACCTTTTGAGCGAACCGATACACAAAATCACACAAGTAGCCTAGAAGAGGGCACTCATCAAGTCCATGCGATAAGTGAAGATGGCGAATGGTTTAAGTGTAAATTTAAAATAATACCAAACGAGATCTATGAGGTCGTTGCTCCGCTTGGGTTTAGTATACAAAATAGTAAAAATGAGATCGGCGAAGTTTTTAATGAAAATGGTAAAATTTGGCTTAAATTTAGTAAAATTGAGACAAAAAAAGGTAAAATTTTAGACGAAATTCATAGCGGAAATGAAAATGAGTTTAGATCCGTGGCA